The genomic stretch ataatgttgaaaaaatagttgaaaaaaaaactataaaaaaattcaggagaaaatatattaaagaaaataaataacataaaaaaatgaaaaaaaaaataagggggggtgttgtcgccaccatggaaaaaaaattaccgaaaaaattataatgttgaaaaaatagttgaaaaaaaaactataaaaaaattcaggagaaaatatattaaagaaaaaaaattacaaaaaaaaaatgaaaaaaaaaataagggggggtgttgtcgccaggggggtggcgacaacacctaattttaaaaggaaggcgccaggcccactggcgaatATGTATTGGGctgagtgttgtcgccaccccccctggcgacaacgtggtgTATTTAGCAAAAAACTgacatttttgtaatttttttgaaaacttggttatttttgaaattttttttaaaaaacttgatattcaaaaaaaaaattctcatttATGTTCCGTATTAGACCAAAAAATGTGATTGATTCGTGGTAATGGACTTGTGATGTGGTGGTATGGATCTTTAATATGGCAGCGCGGGAATGGATTTGAAAGGTTAGCACTTAAACTTCTAAGACAATTACAGAGTCCAAAATGAGTGAAGTGTATGTATGATATCATAAAAATGTAACTTACATTTGATGAGTGTCACTTATATATGATGGAAATTTTTATTTGGGCTTTGCATCATTGGGTTTGATATTTGGATCTTACTCGTATTTGACTTCTTGCCAGCTCAGAGCAATTTGGATATCTAAAAAGACTTTGATTTCTGTTGTGCTCTTAATTTATCCACACAAAAAACATTACTAGTGATTTTCTATCATGTACATTTAAGATTAAAGTcatcattttttataatatattaatataaaattgatttattttatacaatatttttatactaatttatattaaaattgcaTTTCGTAAAAAGATAAAATTGAGATCTTAAAGAAGCTACACAATCAATTGCTTATCCGACACTTTAACATATTATTATTGCtcaatgaaaaaatattttctgaTTCCACATCTCTATTAAATAATTAAGACTAAACCAAAAACTTCACCATTAAGAAAACTCAAAAATTAGATCATCACTTACATCAAACTGGCAGAGTATATAATGAGAAAGAATTATTTGGGCAAAACAAATTTCTAAATTTTATCATTCTCTTTATCATAATTGCCTAATTGTGCCTGGTGTGCAATTATACAAACTTTGTCTAAATAGTTTTCCAAATCAGTTAATCGCGTCTAGCATTTGACAATATGAAGAATTCAAAATCGGCGGATTTTGTTACAACTGAAAAGGTAAGAAATCATGTACCTAATGATCTTGCAATTTCGATTATATCGAAGTTGCCTCTAAAATCTTTGGCGCGATTTAGGTGTATAAGGAAATCGTGGTCTCTCTTATTTGAAAACCCTCATTTTATGAACATGTATCGCAGCAATTTTGCAtctaataataatttttcttatgATGATGATTCATGTCTCACCTTAGAGTTAAAATTGTCATGTTATGGATTTCATGGTACCTTATTTTCGCGTTATGGTGAGAGATTTGAGAAAAAGGTCAAATTAGACTGGCCACCTTTATTTCAAGAGGATAATAGATGTATTAACATTATGAGTTCTCTTGTTGATGAAATGCTTTGTCTCTACACTGGTATTCTAGTTCCAAAAACTGCATTTTGGAATCTATCTACTAAGGAATTCAAAGTTCTTCCTCCTAGTCCGGTTGAGTCTCAACCATCTCATTACAAATTTGTCTTCTCATTTATGGGATTTGGTTATGACCGTGTTAAAGATGATCATAAAGTGATTCGGAATGCAACAGAATGGATTCAATGCACCCTTGAAGATACTGAATCAAAGGAATCCATATGGGAACTATATAGCTTAAGAAATAACTCTTGGAGGAAACTTGATGTAGATATTCCTCTTGGTTCTATTACTTTGGGTGCTACAGTGCACACAAATGGAGTGTGTCATTggtgggatagagatgaagattgTTTGGTCTCGTTTGACTTGAGTAGTGAGGTGTTCTTCAAAACACCTTTACCAATGCATGTGGATGATAATTTATATCGTGAATCTAAGGATAAACGATTTATGGCATTAAATGGCTCCATTGCTTTTATTACAACATATGATGTAAATTATGGGATTATAACATCTACAATTCACATATCAATTTTGGGTGAATATGGTGTGAAGGAATCATGGACTAAACTCTTCATAGTTAATTCATTACCTAGTTATGTTGATCTTCCTATTGGAGCGGGAAACAAAGGAGATATATTCTTTAAAACAAAATGCAAAGAACTAGTTCGGTTTGATTTAAACACCAAGAAGACAGAGAAACTTCCTATTGATGATCTTTTACATACTTTTCAGATACTCCTTTATAAGAAAATCTTTCTTTTTATCTAGGACTAATTTTTGTAAGATTATGGTTATTAGGTTTTCCTTTATATACAAAGTGGTTGGTCAATTAAGCATATCAAAATTACTATTAAATGTATGAAATATTTAAAAGCCAGAATTTTACTTCATTAGTCTTATTTTACAGTactcttttataatttttaaattaatttgatttctttttcaATGTTATGAATGGTGTTTTGTTTTTAAACTCTGCCCCATATTTAAGCTTCTTCTTTCCACCCTCTTGCTTCCAACATTTTCTTCCAACATCTTTTTCAATATTCTACCGTTCCTCAACTTAGTTGTCAttcaaataagaaaagaaaaataatgcgTGTTAGTGAACTAGTCAAATTCAATCCATGAGCACTTTGATGACATGATAAAGGTCTCTTACACTCAAACCAAAGATTTCAGGTTTGAAGTCATCCATAAACATCCAGTGTTAAATCTCTTAAGAAAGAGTTTTGCCACCTATTAAGGTCCTCCCCGGCTTGAGGGATTAGTCTTTATAATTACATGTCGAGTATACCTAATTTTATCGAAAAAAATGAGTCAGGTTTAATAGACGCGTAAAAGGGATCAATTTCAAATTATAATTATTGTAATTGTGTAATAAGAAGTTGCATAGGtgaaaaattagaaagaaaaaaaaacgacAATTTGGAGAGGATATAATTGATGCTCTaagtttgaatttgttttatttatctaCCATCTATTTATAATCCATTTAAATCATGTAAATCTAAActtattcttttatatatatatatatatatatatatatatatatatatatatatatatatatatatatatatatatatatatatatatatatatatatatatatatatatatatatatagggcatatcatatgagaatgccatatttatatgagaatgtgagaatgaatcttaaccattggattttaaaataaatggtagagattatgggtgaatctttttttctctctcctacattttgaattaaatgaagtaggagagagaaaaaaaagattcactcataatatccaccatttattttaaaatccaatggttaagattcattctcacattctcatataaatatggcattctcatatgatatgcccttatatatatatatatatatatatatatatatatatatatatatatatatatatatatatatatatatatatatatatatatatatatatatatatatatatatatatatatatatatatatatgaggagggatcaaattacacccgaagagttacaccacgagttacactcgttcaataactacatctcgaaataatattttttaaattcaaccgttggattgaaacataatatcatatagatcatacctataaagtttgagcttaatctataatgatttactatatcatcaagatatccaaagattaacgtcaaaatgagctttcatataacgttaattttgatgttattcaatgacatagtaaatcattatagattaagctcaaactttataggaatgatctatatgatattatgtttcaatccaacggttgaatttaaaaaatattatttcgagatgtagttattgaacgagtgtaactcgtggtgtaactcttcgggtgtaatttgatccctcctctatatgtatatatatatatatatatatatatatatatatatatatatatatatatatatatatatatatatatatatatatatggtggaTAATTGTGCGATAAGTTTTCTCTCTTTTTGTTTGcaacattttgtttttaaaaaaaaaataactattATGAAGGCATAATTATAACACAAATAAGAGTTTATCTTACTAATTACCTTATAATAGACTTTATAACCACTAAGTAATAAACTATTAACATTTTTTAACATATATTTCattaaatattgaaaatattttattaatcatttatttaacttaattataaGATGACCTATGTAAATAGATACTATATTTCATTAACAAGTAAAGTATTaatcatctataatataagaaaagttgtTGTTATGGGAATCACAAAAATACCATTTTGTGAGCTTAGTGTAAGTTAATAATTTGGGTtgcaaaaaaatgtctttttgtagtTTTTTTCTAACTCACTTTTTACTTTCCAACTCATTTTTaactttttcacttttcatttttaacttttttacttttcactttttactttttattattttattattattatttttaataaattattaatcaaaatattctaataacttatttacatttaaaattgtattaattttttaaaattaagtttagtaattgaatattaataacgaagaaatataatttgaaataatttttattttaagatataatattttttaagaaaataataataactttagttttaaaaaaattatttcaattaaaatgattttcaaaatatacttgaaaaggtgtgttattggataaaatataaaaatgtgtgtcacttatcattaactttaatttatatgatttaaaaCATTATTAtgttaatatatattactaatgaaatttaagcaattaaaataataaaaatattaaaaaaattatttgttattgatgttatttcacaaatatatgttaCTAGTGTAAATAAGAGAAATATGTATATCTACGGGAAAAATGTATTACTTATTCAATTGTAacatactactattatttatagtcaaattctattagtatcaaattctattgattcatatatttttgtaaatgatacctaaacaaaaataatatttatatactggaaaaaaaattattattgatttaaatatttttaaatacaaaaaattgtATTGGTGATCtacaaaaattattcaaaaaaggtatacggaaaaaaaactattattaatctaaatatttgtatgtaaacgatacctaaacataaataatatttttaatgctAAAATTTATTAAtggtctatatatttttataatgaaaaatgatatttatgatcccaaaaaaaattattcaaaaaacgtatacgggaaaaatactattattgatctaaatatttttatatacgaaaaatgtacAATTGACTCAAATACTTTTTGTAAACGATGCCTaaccataaataatatttgtatatgaaaaaaatgtattaataatctaaatatttttatatatgaaaaataatatttgtgatcaaaaaaattttgattcaaaaacagtatacgggaaaaaaatatattattaatttaaatatttttatatacgaaaatttactattgattcagattttttttctaaatgatacctaaacataaataatatatgtatacggaaaaaaatctattattgatctaaatatttttatatacaaaaaatggtatttatgattcaaaagtttttattcaaaaatggtatacggaaaaaaatctattattgattttaaatatatttatatacgaaaatttactattaattcagatatttttctaaatgatgtctaaacataaataatatttgtataccagaaaaaatctattattaatttaaattttttttttttttaaaacacaagTATTCATCATGGATCCCTAAACACCAATTAATTGAATGTATTCTCTAGTAATTCAAGAAGAGAGCAATCATGAAATTGAGGCCCCAATTGATGATTCTTCTATTTTGATTAATGCATCACATAGACAAGACTTCAAGAGCAGAGATATTTCGCACAATTTTAGTTTTAAGAATTCTAACAGATTTTGCACCCTGTGTCATCGTAGTGGCATACTATGGATTTTTTATATCAAATGCATGGGCATCCCAATTTTAATACAGAGAAATCTTCTATGAATGTGACTAGTAAGGATGGCAGTTATGCTATTAAACCTTGTGGTGAAACTAAGGAGGCTTCATCCGCAAGTAAGAATGATCCTATTTCTTGAGTTCAATATGATCAACTTGTTTCCTTGCTCCAATAAGTGAACTTAGCTCCATCAACTCAAACTTCTACTATAAATCAAGTGTTTATTTCTTATATGGCTCATGATAATTCATCATTTGAGTCATCATCAAGCATATTATGAAATGATTTTGTTACTTTAGCTAGTAAAAATTAATTTCGAATATTGGACTTTGGTGTCAATGATCGTGTGTGTTTCTCATTGCAGTTTTCTaatttttattgcaaaattaaACATGTTAAAGTCAATCTTTCTATTGGTACTTTTGTTTTGGTTTAATAGGCTTCTGATGTATCTTTTTCACCTTACCTATATCTCACTAA from Vicia villosa cultivar HV-30 ecotype Madison, WI linkage group LG4, Vvil1.0, whole genome shotgun sequence encodes the following:
- the LOC131596775 gene encoding F-box protein CPR1-like, which translates into the protein MKNSKSADFVTTEKVRNHVPNDLAISIISKLPLKSLARFRCIRKSWSLLFENPHFMNMYRSNFASNNNFSYDDDSCLTLELKLSCYGFHGTLFSRYGERFEKKVKLDWPPLFQEDNRCINIMSSLVDEMLCLYTGILVPKTAFWNLSTKEFKVLPPSPVESQPSHYKFVFSFMGFGYDRVKDDHKVIRNATEWIQCTLEDTESKESIWELYSLRNNSWRKLDVDIPLGSITLGATVHTNGVCHWWDRDEDCLVSFDLSSEVFFKTPLPMHVDDNLYRESKDKRFMALNGSIAFITTYDVNYGIITSTIHISILGEYGVKESWTKLFIVNSLPSYVDLPIGAGNKGDIFFKTKCKELVRFDLNTKKTEKLPIDDLLHTFQILLYKKIFLFI